The Natrinema versiforme genome segment CTCGTAGACCTCGCCAGTCGGCGCATCCAACGCCTCCCATCGTTCGTCGCCCTCGAACACGGAGGCGTACTTCTCCTCGAACATCGACGGGTCGACGAAGTCGTGGACGGCTTCGTGGATCTCGTCGCTGTCCGGCCAGAGGTCCGACAGATAGACCGGGTTGCCGTCCTCGTCGTACCCCAGCGGGTCGTGCTCCAGATCGATGTCCATCCGACCGGCCAGCCCGTATGCCACCACCAGCGGTGGGCTGGCGAGGTAGTTCGCCCGCACTTTTGGATGGATGCGTGCCTCGAAGTTCCGATTCCCGGAGAGTACGCTCGTCGTCCAGAGGTCGTGTTCGTCGATCGCGGTCTCAATCGGTTCGGGGAGTGGCCCTGCGTTTCCGATGCAGGTCGTACAGCCGTAGCCCACGACGTTGTAACCCAGGTCTTCGAGGTACGGCAAGAGTCCCGATGCTTCGAGGTACTGGGTGACGACGCGGCTGCCGGGTGCGAGGCTGGTCTTGACGTAGTCCGGGACGTCGAGGCCGCGCTCGACGGCGTTCTTCGCCAGGAGCCCGGCTGCCAGCATCACGGACGGATTTGACGTGTTCGTACAGCTGGTGATGGCGCTAACGACGACGCTCCCGTGCCCGATCTCGATTTCGTTGCCGTCGAGGTTCACTGTAGCGCGCTTCGTGAGGGGTCCCAGATTCTGTTTTTCAGTGTCGCCCGCTTGTTGAACGCCGCCGTCAGTTCGTTCGGCGTCGGTTGGTTCTCCGGTCAACTCGGCCTGGGTGTTGCCGCCCTCTCCGAGCCACCGGGCCAGCGCCTCCTCATCGATTTCATCGAGGGCTTCTTCGAACTCGCCGTGGAGTAACTCCCGGAAGTGGCCCCGCATGTCACCCATCTCGACGCGGGACTGGGGCTTCTTGGGGCCGGCGAGGCTTGGAGTGACTGTCGAGAGGTCCAGTTCGACTGTCTCGGTGTATTCGGGATTCTGCTCGCCGAACAACCCCTGGGCGTCCAGGTAGTTCCGGACGAGTTCGATGTGTTTCTCGTCGCGGCCCGTCAGTTCGAGGTAGTCGAGGGTGGCCTCGTCGACGGGGAACATGCTGATGGTCGAGCCCTGCTCGGGGGCCATATTGGCGATGGTCGCCCGGTCAGGGACGGTCAGCGTCTCCACGGCGGGGCCGTAGAACTCGACGAATCGGTCGACGACGCCGACGTCCCGGAGCAGTTCGGTGACGTGCAGTACGAGGTCGGTCGCTGTCGCACCCTCGGGGAGTTCACCCGTAAGTTTGACGCCGACGACTTCGGGGAGGTTCATCGTGATGGGCTGGCCGAGCATCGCGGCTTCGGCCTCGATGCCACCGACGCCCCAGCCGACGACGCCGATGCCGCCGATCATCGGCGTGTGACTGTCCGTGCCGACGAGCGTGTCCGGAAGCAGCCAGTTCTCGCCGTTCTGCTCGCGTTCGTGGACGACCTGCCCGAGATACTCTAGGTTCACCTGGTGAACAATTCCCGTTCCAGGTGGGACGACGCTGAAGTCGTCGAAGGCGTTTTGCGCCCACTTCAGTGCCCGGTACCGTTCGCTGTTGCGCTCGTACTCCAGTTCGACGTTCTTCTCGTAGGCGTCCTCGCTACCGAAGTAGTCCACTTGGACGCTGTGGTCGATCACGAGGTCGATGGGCACCTCGGGTTCGACGAGAGTTGGGTCGCGGTCCTTGCGGTCGACGGCCGACCGGAGCGCCGCGAGGTCTACGACGGCAGGGACGCCTGTGAGGTCCTGGAGGATGACCCGGGACGGCTGGAACGGAATGTCGGCGTCGGAAACGTCCGGTTGCCAGCCAGCGAGGTCACGGATGTCGTCCTCGGTAATGTCCTCCCCATCGGCGTTTCGGAGGACGGATTCGAGCATGACACGGATGCTAACCGGGAGTTTATCAAGTTCACAGAGGCCTTCCTCTTCGAGGACGGTGAGGTCGGCCATCTTGTAGGTCGTTCCATCGGCTTCGAACTCGCGGATCGCATTGAAGGGGTTCATTATTGTGGAATACTTCAAACGGAGTAACGGTTATTCTTGTCCCCGTTCTCGGGAGACGGGATTCGAGCAGTTGGACCTGCCCGAAGGGGTTCAGAGAGCTCGTTGCTCTCGCGTTCGACGAGTGGTACAGTTCTGCATAAGGTGGCACTGCCTTCCTCGCTAGTGTTCATGGGTTCAGGCACCCGTTTCTTGGCCAGTCTTACTGTCCATGCGTTCAGGCGCGATTCGTGACAACCGCATCGCGTTCCCGGTGACGCCGAGGCTCATCCCCATGTCGCCGACGATGACCGCGACCGCGACGCTCACCAGTCCCAGCGGGACGCCGAGTGCAAGCAGGGCCTTCACGCCGAGGCTCGACCAGATGTTCTGGCGGATCACGCCGTTCGCCGTGTGCGACAGCCCGTAGAGATACGGCAGCTTGCTGATGTCGTCGCCCATCAGCGCGATGTCGGCGGTCTCGATTGCGGTGTCCGTTCCGGCCGCGCCCATCGCGATGCCGACCTCAGCGGTCGCCAGCGCGGGCGCGTCGTTGATGCCGTCGCCGACCATCGCCACGTCGCCGTACTCCGCCTGTAACGCCTCCACGGCATCGACCTTCTCGTCGGGCAATAGTTCTGCGCGATACTCGTCGACGCCGACCTGTTCGGCGATCGCACGGGCCGTCCCCTCGTTGTCGCCGGTCAGCATCACGACGTGCGCGACGCCGAGTTCGTGCAGCCGTGCGACCGCCCGTTCGGCGGCCGGCCGCACCTCGTCGGCAATGGCGATAATGCCGATCAATTCGGTATCCGTGCCGACGAGGACGACCGTCTTCCCCTCATTCTCGAACCGCGAGATCGCGCCGTCCTCGAGGTCGGCACAGTCCTCGCGTTCGCACTGCTCGTGGGCCACTTCGGCGACTGCGCCGCCGTCGGCACGGAGGTGGGCGTGCGACAGGTCGAAACCCAACTCCTCGAAGAGGGCGGGCTTGCCTGCATAGTACGTCTCGCCGTCGATGTCTGCGCTGATCCCCTTTCCGGTGATGCTCTCGAATTTCTCGATACTCGGCACGTCATCGCCGGCATCCTTTTCGGCGCGTTCGAGTATCGCCTCGGCGATTGGGTGTTCGCTTCGCTGCTCGAGTGCAGCCGCGTGCTGGAGTACCGTCTCGTCGTTCGTACCGCCAAGCGCTACGACGTCCGTGACCGCGAGTTCGCCCTTGGTGAGGGTACCAGTCTTGTCGAGGGCGATGGCGTCCACCTCGCCCATCGCTTCGAGGTGGTTGCCGCCTTTGATGAGGACACCGTTCTTCGCGGCACTGGTGATCCCCGACACCACGGAGACTGGGGTCGAGATGACAAACGCACACGGGCAGGCGATCACCAGCAGAGTAAGCCCCCGAATGAACCACGCCTGCCAGTCGCCCGCGAAGGTGAACCCGTAACCGGCTAGGTCCACCGACACCGGATCAGCGATAACCAGCGGCGGGATAGCGGCGGTCAGGATTGCCAGCACGACGACGAGGGGTGTGTAGTAGCCGGAGAAGCGGTCGACGAACTGCTCAGACTCGGTCTTATTCGCCTGTGCGCCCTGGACCATCTCGATGATCTGCGAGAGCGTCGACTCCGAGGCGGCCGAAGTGGCCTCGAACTCGAGGTATCCTTCCTCGTTGATGCTGCCCGCGTACACTTCGTCGCCGGCAGCCTTGTCGACGGGGACGCTCTCGCCCGTGATCGGCGACTGGTCGACTGCACTCTCGCCTTCGATGACCGTCCCGTCGAGCGGAATCTTGTCACCGGGGCGAACAACCACGGTCTCGCCCACCTCCACCTCCTCGGCGGGCACCGTGACTTCCTCACCATCGCGAAGGACGGTCGCCTCGTCGGGCGAGAGTTCCATCAGCTCGCGCAGGGAGTCCCGTGCCCTGTCCATCGCATAGTCCTCGAGCAGCTCGGCGATGCTGAACAGGACGGCCAGCGTGGCGGCCTCGACGAAGTAGCCGATACCGGTCGCGGCGATGATGGCCGTCCCCATTAGCAGGTCGATGTCCAGACTCCGGTTCTTCGCGGAGTAGTACCCGCTACGGACGACCGGGATGCCACTGGCCGCGACGGCGCCGAGGAACAGGACATCTGCGATGTGGAGCGGGTACTCGAGGACACTTGCGATGGCGATGTTCTGTCCTGCGAGGAAGAACTCGAAGAGGAGCCCGACGGTGAGGAACGCCGCGCCGAGCCACGTCTTCTTCGCGCGAGGACTCGTCCAGACCTCCGATGGTGGCGCGATGTCGGCGCCGTCGGTCGCTTGGTTGTCCTCATCATCGCCCTCAGCGTCCGAGCCCCCGACGACCTCGTAGCCGGCGCCTTCAATCGCCTTGATTACGTCGGCTTCGCTAGTCCGATTAGGGTCGTACGTGACGTTGGCCGTGCCGGTGGTCGGCTGGAGCGTGGCGTCAGTAATGCCGTCGACACGCTGGAGGCTCTTGTCCACCTTTTGGGCGCAAGAGGGACAGTCCATCTCGGGAACGGCGAGGCGGGCGGTCAGCTCACGTCGCTGTCCGCCGCCGCTCGTTCCTCCTGCTGCGTCCGGATTCTCTGTCATCACGTCACGGTAGGAGCGGGAGTTCGATATGTCTTTGTTGGAATATTCCAACTACGGCCCTCAGTGGGATGCCAGCCGTTCTTCCGCTACCCGCTCTCCGGCGACATGTTGCTTCGCCAAATGTTCTTCCGCCCGACGGAGTCGGTAGGTGAGTGTTGACCGTGGCACGTCGAGATGCTCGGCGAGCTCGCCGACATCGACCTCGCGGGGTGATTCGTAGTAGCCGTGTTCGACGGCGGCCTGGAGAGCAGCCTCTTGGGCTGGAGGCAATCCACTCGGTGTTCCGTCGCTTCCCCTAGCTGATGTTGTGTCCGCTGTGCGGAGCATCTCCATCTGGGCGCACTCCCCGACGGCGACTTTGAGAGCGTCGAAGAACGCCGCCACGTCGCCATCGCCGGAGTGGATGAGTCGCCACGTGTAGTGGCGGCCCTCGTGACGGGTCTCGAACAAGACGCCGTCGCCGAGGTGGTCGCGAGCGATGTGGGGGACTGAGGCGCAGGTCGGAGTGCGCTCCCAATCTGAGTAGAGGATGAGCGCGTCGTCCGTGCGGTCGAGGACGCGGGTGGTCTGTGTGGCGTTGCAGTCCTCGGTGGCGAGACAGTCAGCGTAGTAGTCGCCGTTGAGAAAGGCGTCCTCGATGGCGTTGAGCGCCTCAGGCGTACCGGTGGCATGGTCGACTCGCCAGAGACGCTCGGCAGTGGCGTGCAGCGAGAGCGAGCGAACGCGAGCGTCGGGGTGGTCGGCGAGGGCGTCCGCCACCCTGTTGCAGCCGGGCTCGTATTCGAGAGCGAAGACGAGTTCGCGCATACCCCGTCTAAGGCCTGCTACGACATAACCCATGGCCTGCAGCGTTGTCGACCAGTAGACCTCAGATTACGTCGTCAGGATCGTGAACTTCCTGCATTCGCTGTGCTTCGGCCGCGTATTGCTCCTGGAGGTCGGGGTCATCGACCATGCCAAGATTGCCGGGTTCAGCATCCACTGCTGCTGTCGTATCTCGGACGTCGGTGAAGGACGTGAGTGCGCGTTCCTTCCGATAGTACTGTTCTCCATCGGGTGTTGCGTAGGTGAGGATGATCAGGTTCTGCTCGTCATCGGAGTACGTCCGTTCGACAAGCCAAACACGAACGTCATCTTCAGACTGATTTGACATACTTAGACGTCCCCCGACATCCACTAAGGGATTGGTGTTACGGCTTGCCGAGACTCGCTGTCTCGAAGGGTGACTCTCCGGTCGGAATGAGCAGCTCCTGTCGGTCTCCGACTCGCGCGGCCAGCTTCCGTTTCAGGTACTGTCTCGCCGTCGACGGTGTGAAGACGCCTTTGTCGAGCATGTCGCCAACGACGTCTTTGAGGGCCGCGAACTGTCCCTGGAGGGTGCCGTCGCCGACCGGCTCGCCGTCGTACCAACGCACCGTCGCGAGCGCACCGTTCCCGACCGTCTCTCCCTGTTCGACTGTCTCCGAATCGTACTGCAGGCCGAACCACAGCGTCCGATAGGCGGTCACCTCGAACGTCGTCGACACCACGAAGAACGCCTCGTGGTGGAGGTAGTCGAGATGGTCAGCGACGATCTCGTCGAGGGTGAGCCCGGTGGCACGAGGCTTCGGCTCGACGACCGTCGACGGTCGAATCTCGTCAGCGAGGTAGCCGTCGACGGCATCTGCCTCGAGGCCATCGGCCAGCTCTGCGACGAGCTGTTTCGCCGACTTGGACTCGGTGTCTTCGCCACCGAACGGAGATTCAGCCGAAATTCGGTGCTTGAGCTTGAGGTTCGCTGCGCCCCAATGGCTGTAGTGGAGCGTGTACTGTCCGTCTGTGCGTTCGTACGCAACGAGTGCGCGGTGTCCCATCGAGCAATCACCTCACGGGGCGATCGCGACTGGATCTCCCCGCACCCCTCCCGGGGGAAGAAAAACAAACAGCTGTGACCGGTTCGAACAGCCTACTGGGTTAGTTCTGTCCCGGCGATTATTCATAGTCCTGTACTAATAGTGGGGCAATGTCATTAGAGTCGGAAGAAATTCACCAGCTGCTAGAATGGGCAATTGACTGGCAACACGATATCAGCCGTAATTCGACACCTGATGCGTTTGAAGCAAGCGAACGCTCGTCGTCACCGTGGGCTCGCCATCGTTCAAATTATGCGTTCGAGAAACTAGCACAGGAGACTTTCCCGCTCTATGACTTGGGAATTGCTCCATCTGATATAATGTCAGATGTGATGGGCATCATCCAAGACCTGGCATTCGAATCGGACGCTGAGGTAGACTGGGACGAATATCACTATCCCGTTGAGGAATCGATTGAAGAAGATGGACTGGTATCGACGTACGAGGCAAAAGTCAATCAGGTCATTGCTGAAATCGGGCAGGGTGAGCAACTGGAAACTATCTTCTATTTCCCGTTGAATATACAATGGGCTGGCTCTCCGCCAGAAATTGAGATTTTCGATATTACCTTCCAGCCAATCTCTGAGTCTGAATGGTCTGAGCAGCTTTCAGAATTTAGAAGGTATCCCGACACATTCGGAACTGGGACGGTGGAGTCGCTGTGTGAGGATACAGATTATAGCTATTGGACGACGACTATTCAGTCGAAAGGACGTAGCTATGCAGCGAATAAGCTCAATACTGCTCTGAATCTGTTGTGTGCGAAGATCAATCATACACTCTATTGTTGGGAAATTCAGCGATTGAGCGAGCGGGACCAGTCCTCGCCAGGGAACCCACGGTGGTCATGGATACAAGAACCGATGGCTGTCCTTACAGCTGGCACTGACCATCCATTAGAGGTCGCCATCACCAATAGGAGTTCACCTCGCACTGTGGACTTGGATTGGACTAATGGAGATCTGCCGGAGCGGTTTGAGGAGATCCCGTCCTTCAATTATGGCGCTGATGGACTTGCAGGGATATTCCAAGATGCTCTTTTAGAGTATCAGCGAGCAATGCTCGAGACAGAACGTCAGAATGCATTTTTCGGATTTTGGCGGTGTATTGAAGAACTCACATTAGCTGGGCACGGTGAAAAAAGCGAAATCGTTGACCGGGCGATGTGGGCATATAGTGTCAGTGCCAGTGAGGCCCACGAAATATTTTTCAAAACCATCACTGAGCAGCTCTATGACACACGGAACAAATGGGTCCACGAAGCAAACTGGGGGGACATCTGGGAAATCCATGAACGCGTGGCCAAGTACTTAGCTGATTCATTGATTCAATTATATATAGACGATTTCTATGGGCTGGATCAAAACGTGGTGGCAGAGGCCTTCCGATATGCCCGTATGGAAGAGCCCCAGCGAGAAAAGAAGCAACGCCAGGCCAAACAACGTCTGGAGGCACTAAATGAACTCAATAATATCGAGCAAGACTGTCCATAGTTGATTTGGCGGTTTACAGGTTGGGCAAGTAGTGTGCGAAGCTCTCCGGCGGAGTCCTGAGCTAGCGAAGGTCTCGGAGAACTTCGACCCTCGCGATTCCGATGTCGTGGTCCGTAAGGTCCTAAACTTTCGTAGACCTCAAAGTCATCGTAGCCGTTCTAATTTTCGGCAGGATTTGGAAGCACCTCGTGGGAATCGTTCGTGCTGACGAGCAAACACTGCCTCGTAATGCTCCCGCTGGGACACCGCAGTCCCGTCTTCCTGCTCTGATTTTGTTGCAGTCCTCCCTCTGCCCGGCTTCGTGTCGTAGTGAGGGACGAAGAACGGTACTCGGACAATCGGGTCTGACGGCCACTCGCCGGGTCCTGTTCACTGTTGGCCGCGGACTGAACGCCAGGCACCGACACGGTTTCTGAATCCTCCGTGCCGGCCTCAGAACGGACACGCTCGCAGGTGGGGCGTGATGGAAAGCTGGCGTGATTTCCCCGCGCCGTGTAGACACAGGGATTCGCCGTTTCCATCCGACTCCCAGAGAGGTGTTTTCGTCCGACATTGACCGCGCCGACCACATCTCGGTCGCACTCATACTCACAGCTGGGACAGTAGAAGTGGCCGCCGTTGCGTAACTCGGTGTGATCTGTCGGGGCCTTCACGGTCTTGCCGCGTTCGCCACATCGCGGACAGTAGCGTGATGTCCCCCAGGGATTCACCGTCTCGACGTCGAGCCCGAGGAGGTCACCCTTGTACCGGAGCCGCTCAAGTAACTTCCCATGGGCCCACGTCGAGATGCTCCATGCCGTCACGCCACCCGTCTCTTCGGCCTCAAACTGCCCTAGCGACTCGAGGACGATCGTCTCGCACTCGTGAACGGCCGCGAGCCACACCAGCTGATTTGCTACATCGTGCTGGATCTGGTCGCGGAGACGTCGCTCCTTCCGTCGCGTCCGGCGATATTCGCTGAGGAGGTGAGCGAACTGCTCGGTATGGCTCTTGCCCTGTTGGCGGAGTTCGGCAAGGCGGCTGTCTATGCCCTCGGCGTCGGCTTTCACTCGAAACAGTTTGTCCTTCGCGTGGTGGTCGACGAAGTTGGGTGGCGCGATCTGGGATTCATCTTTCCCGTCTTCAGATCCGTCTAACACAACCGCAGTTGCCTGCTTTTTCACGCCGAGGTCCACAGCGAGAACACGGTCGGAAGTGGTGTCTACGGAGGTCTCGGGAACATCCACTGGCACGTCCAGCGTATAGCCGTATTCGGAGGAATGCAGTGTCGGCGCTTTCAGCTCCCCTGCCTCAAGCATCTCGTTGAACCGTTGGTGGGCTGGGAACCGTATTTCGTGCTCTGTCCAGTCGGCATACGAGTTGGGCGATAGCGAATCCGGCGCCTTCAGCATCACCACGACTTCTCCGTCCGCGGCTTGGACCTCGTGGATGTCTCCACGACTGTCCGGGCCGAAGGGAACCGTGTCGTCGGGCTGGGGACAGTCGACGAGGTCCGTGTATGCTTCAGGAAATCGGCCATTCCGGTCGTAATGATTGTTTAGCTGCTCGACGACGGTTTCGATATTGCTCCACTGGATGTACGGTGAGTCTCCACTATCGAATAGGCGGCTTCGAAGCTGCTGCCATCCAACCCGCCTGATTTTTCGTTCCTCGACAGTTTCGACGATGAACTGGAAGGCACGGTACTTCTCACGATGAGCTTTTAGAATCCGAGTAACACGATGGTAGATACATCGCTTGAATCGGTTGTAGAGGTATGCGTCTGTGTCCTCGAACGGCTCGTACTCGTCGTCTCGGACGTAGGTGTGGTCGTTGCTATCGCGGGACTGAATCGCTTCGAGGTGCCTGTCTCGCCAGTATTCTTCCTTGAGCAATCGACGGAGATGGCGTTGCCCGAGCTCTAGGATTCGGGAACAGGCAGCGTGATACTCTCGGGGAATATGGAATTGTTCAGTGAGGTGGGTCATTTGTTGGCCTCGTGGTTCTCTCCCCCGCACCCCTTCTGGGGGGCAATAAACAGCCTCAGGAGCGAGACATCCGGATTCATCGTTATACCGCCGCTCAGGACTCGATCTGTGTTCCGGCGTCCCCGCTGTCTTCCGGCTGGGAGAGCAGACTCACGTCTTGCAGGAGAGCTCTCGCTGCCTCTATCCGCTCCTGATCTGCGTTGTCGAGTCCGGCCGTCTCGATGCGTTTGAGATTGGTGAGTGAGCGATGCAGTCGATATCCGGGTGTGTTGCGTGGGTCCATTTGAAGCGCCTCGCCGATTCACGGCGCAGAGAAACCTCTCCGGCTGCGGGTAGCTGTCGGACGGGGCCTGCTCGTTAACCAACATTGGTGTGTTTCTGTGTCGCTATGTTGGTTAAGGCGAGTCCTGACCCGCTTTGCTGGGTCCGTAGCGAGCTGAGCCACACACCCGGCACTCCCAGATCGGTTGCCCCGTCCACGCCGCATCCGGAACCGACTCATGGGTCTTGAACCGATGGTTGGTCGCGCGTCCACAGGTTTGACACTCGAGTTCCTGCGTCGTCGGTACCGACGACGCCTGGCGATCAGCCGCAGCCTCGCCAGTGGATT includes the following:
- a CDS encoding aconitate hydratase, with protein sequence MNPFNAIREFEADGTTYKMADLTVLEEEGLCELDKLPVSIRVMLESVLRNADGEDITEDDIRDLAGWQPDVSDADIPFQPSRVILQDLTGVPAVVDLAALRSAVDRKDRDPTLVEPEVPIDLVIDHSVQVDYFGSEDAYEKNVELEYERNSERYRALKWAQNAFDDFSVVPPGTGIVHQVNLEYLGQVVHEREQNGENWLLPDTLVGTDSHTPMIGGIGVVGWGVGGIEAEAAMLGQPITMNLPEVVGVKLTGELPEGATATDLVLHVTELLRDVGVVDRFVEFYGPAVETLTVPDRATIANMAPEQGSTISMFPVDEATLDYLELTGRDEKHIELVRNYLDAQGLFGEQNPEYTETVELDLSTVTPSLAGPKKPQSRVEMGDMRGHFRELLHGEFEEALDEIDEEALARWLGEGGNTQAELTGEPTDAERTDGGVQQAGDTEKQNLGPLTKRATVNLDGNEIEIGHGSVVVSAITSCTNTSNPSVMLAAGLLAKNAVERGLDVPDYVKTSLAPGSRVVTQYLEASGLLPYLEDLGYNVVGYGCTTCIGNAGPLPEPIETAIDEHDLWTTSVLSGNRNFEARIHPKVRANYLASPPLVVAYGLAGRMDIDLEHDPLGYDEDGNPVYLSDLWPDSDEIHEAVHDFVDPSMFEEKYASVFEGDERWEALDAPTGEVYEWDEDSTYIREPPFFKDFPLEKPSVSNVEDARCLLTLGDTVTTDHISPAGPFGSDLPAGQWLMDHGVEPHEFNTYGARRGNHEVMMRGTFANVRIENQMLDDVEGGYTIHQPTDEQTTVFEASQRYHEEGTPLVVMAGEEFGTGSSRDWAAKGTDLLGVRATIAESYERIYRDNLVGMGVLPLQFQDGDSCEALGLDGSEVFAIYGLDDGLEPMAELTVTAERSDGSSVEFPVTAQVGTPAGVRYVEHGGILHYVLRQLLTDS
- a CDS encoding cation-translocating P-type ATPase; translated protein: MTENPDAAGGTSGGGQRRELTARLAVPEMDCPSCAQKVDKSLQRVDGITDATLQPTTGTANVTYDPNRTSEADVIKAIEGAGYEVVGGSDAEGDDEDNQATDGADIAPPSEVWTSPRAKKTWLGAAFLTVGLLFEFFLAGQNIAIASVLEYPLHIADVLFLGAVAASGIPVVRSGYYSAKNRSLDIDLLMGTAIIAATGIGYFVEAATLAVLFSIAELLEDYAMDRARDSLRELMELSPDEATVLRDGEEVTVPAEEVEVGETVVVRPGDKIPLDGTVIEGESAVDQSPITGESVPVDKAAGDEVYAGSINEEGYLEFEATSAASESTLSQIIEMVQGAQANKTESEQFVDRFSGYYTPLVVVLAILTAAIPPLVIADPVSVDLAGYGFTFAGDWQAWFIRGLTLLVIACPCAFVISTPVSVVSGITSAAKNGVLIKGGNHLEAMGEVDAIALDKTGTLTKGELAVTDVVALGGTNDETVLQHAAALEQRSEHPIAEAILERAEKDAGDDVPSIEKFESITGKGISADIDGETYYAGKPALFEELGFDLSHAHLRADGGAVAEVAHEQCEREDCADLEDGAISRFENEGKTVVLVGTDTELIGIIAIADEVRPAAERAVARLHELGVAHVVMLTGDNEGTARAIAEQVGVDEYRAELLPDEKVDAVEALQAEYGDVAMVGDGINDAPALATAEVGIAMGAAGTDTAIETADIALMGDDISKLPYLYGLSHTANGVIRQNIWSSLGVKALLALGVPLGLVSVAVAVIVGDMGMSLGVTGNAMRLSRIAPERMDSKTGQETGA
- a CDS encoding helix-turn-helix domain-containing protein; this encodes MRELVFALEYEPGCNRVADALADHPDARVRSLSLHATAERLWRVDHATGTPEALNAIEDAFLNGDYYADCLATEDCNATQTTRVLDRTDDALILYSDWERTPTCASVPHIARDHLGDGVLFETRHEGRHYTWRLIHSGDGDVAAFFDALKVAVGECAQMEMLRTADTTSARGSDGTPSGLPPAQEAALQAAVEHGYYESPREVDVGELAEHLDVPRSTLTYRLRRAEEHLAKQHVAGERVAEERLASH
- a CDS encoding DUF6735 family protein, whose translation is MGHRALVAYERTDGQYTLHYSHWGAANLKLKHRISAESPFGGEDTESKSAKQLVAELADGLEADAVDGYLADEIRPSTVVEPKPRATGLTLDEIVADHLDYLHHEAFFVVSTTFEVTAYRTLWFGLQYDSETVEQGETVGNGALATVRWYDGEPVGDGTLQGQFAALKDVVGDMLDKGVFTPSTARQYLKRKLAARVGDRQELLIPTGESPFETASLGKP
- a CDS encoding zinc ribbon domain-containing protein, which codes for MTHLTEQFHIPREYHAACSRILELGQRHLRRLLKEEYWRDRHLEAIQSRDSNDHTYVRDDEYEPFEDTDAYLYNRFKRCIYHRVTRILKAHREKYRAFQFIVETVEERKIRRVGWQQLRSRLFDSGDSPYIQWSNIETVVEQLNNHYDRNGRFPEAYTDLVDCPQPDDTVPFGPDSRGDIHEVQAADGEVVVMLKAPDSLSPNSYADWTEHEIRFPAHQRFNEMLEAGELKAPTLHSSEYGYTLDVPVDVPETSVDTTSDRVLAVDLGVKKQATAVVLDGSEDGKDESQIAPPNFVDHHAKDKLFRVKADAEGIDSRLAELRQQGKSHTEQFAHLLSEYRRTRRKERRLRDQIQHDVANQLVWLAAVHECETIVLESLGQFEAEETGGVTAWSISTWAHGKLLERLRYKGDLLGLDVETVNPWGTSRYCPRCGERGKTVKAPTDHTELRNGGHFYCPSCEYECDRDVVGAVNVGRKHLSGSRMETANPCVYTARGNHASFPSRPTCERVRSEAGTEDSETVSVPGVQSAANSEQDPASGRQTRLSEYRSSSLTTTRSRAEGGLQQNQSRKTGLRCPSGSITRQCLLVSTNDSHEVLPNPAEN